In Lycium ferocissimum isolate CSIRO_LF1 chromosome 11, AGI_CSIRO_Lferr_CH_V1, whole genome shotgun sequence, a single genomic region encodes these proteins:
- the LOC132037559 gene encoding homeobox-leucine zipper protein ATHB-40-like gives MSNSMTHQVDDQMVVISQYYPDINTQFLPQQGEEKPRRRRKKNKGEGSSSTNNGVVRKRKLSEEQVNLLERSFVDEPKLETERKYRLASELGLDPQQVSVWFQNRRARWKNKKLEEEYSKLKSENESAIVEQFRLETEVLKMKERLSEAEKEIQRLLLERNCNNSPISTSSFSMEQPPFNLGEFGMEGQLMDNVFFVADDHTTYITLWDY, from the exons aTGTCAAACAGCATGACTCACCAGGTTGATGATCAAATGGTAGTGATCTCTCAGTACTATCCTGATATTAACACCCAATTCTTACCCCAACAAG GCGAAGAGAAACCGCGCCGGAGACGAAAAAAGAACAAAGGTGAAGGGAGCAGCAGTACTAATAATGGAGTAGTGAGGAAGAGGAAGCTTAGTGAAGAACAAGTTAATCTTCTTGAACGGAGCTTCGTGGACGAGCCCAAACTGGAGACTGAGAGGAAATATAGGCTTGCTTCTGAGCTTGGCCTTGATCCTCAACAAGTTTCTGTTTGGTTCCAGAATAGGAGGGCTAGATGGAAGAACAAGAAACTGGAAGAGGAATATTCCAAGTTGAAGTCTGAAAATGAAAGTGCGATCGTTGAACAATTTCGTCTTGAAACTGAG GTGTTGAAGATGAAGGAGCGGTTATCTGAAGCAGAAAAGGAGATACAAAGGCTGTTATTGGAGCGTAATTGCAATAATAGCCCAATTAGTACTTCATCATTCTCTATGGAGCAGCCACCTTTTAATCTTGGGGAGTTTGGAATGGAGGGACAATTAATGGATAATGTGTTCTTCGTTGCTGATGATCATACCACTTATATAACTCTCTGGGACTATTAG